From the genome of Scytonema hofmannii PCC 7110, one region includes:
- a CDS encoding WecB/TagA/CpsF family glycosyltransferase, with protein sequence MMSLNDKSQNLPNLDVYLLERRITCMTVSSIVDAVHAAYMQGKKITVANYNVHSFNLSMQLPWFYHFLQSSEIVNCDSVGILKAIDYMGVKLPLDYRASYTLLMPKLLEHCNTHKLSVFLLGAKPQYLEAALDNLRKQYVNIQFFGHHGYFDKEDAKQNETVIQKINQNKPNVLIVGMGMPIQEKWVYEYRSRLNVNAILLGGAIIDRFAGTVPDCPQAISNVGLEWLYRLCREPKRLAARYLLGNPAFACHIALGKLYAPPLRVQPMQPIGSYSLERNVQVSNLYLSLITQQNQEVGATILSSSPSI encoded by the coding sequence ATGATGTCTCTGAATGACAAAAGTCAAAATCTACCAAATCTAGATGTGTATCTGCTTGAACGTCGCATTACCTGTATGACTGTATCGTCGATTGTAGATGCAGTGCATGCGGCATATATGCAAGGAAAAAAAATAACTGTAGCAAATTATAATGTTCACAGTTTTAACCTATCGATGCAATTACCTTGGTTTTATCACTTTCTCCAAAGTTCGGAAATTGTTAACTGTGACAGTGTTGGCATTTTAAAAGCGATTGATTATATGGGGGTGAAGTTACCTCTAGATTATCGAGCTTCATATACGCTATTGATGCCAAAATTACTCGAACACTGTAACACACATAAATTGAGTGTATTTTTGCTAGGAGCAAAACCGCAGTATTTAGAAGCAGCCCTAGATAACCTCAGAAAGCAATATGTAAATATTCAGTTTTTTGGACACCACGGTTATTTCGATAAAGAAGACGCAAAGCAGAATGAAACCGTAATTCAGAAAATCAATCAAAACAAGCCCAACGTTCTAATAGTGGGTATGGGCATGCCAATTCAAGAAAAATGGGTTTACGAATATCGCAGCCGTTTAAATGTCAATGCCATCCTGCTTGGAGGGGCCATTATTGACAGATTTGCAGGCACTGTTCCAGATTGCCCGCAGGCTATTTCTAATGTAGGTTTGGAGTGGCTCTATCGTTTGTGTCGCGAACCAAAGCGCTTGGCAGCACGCTATTTACTTGGTAATCCTGCTTTTGCTTGCCATATCGCTCTAGGTAAGTTGTATGCACCTCCATTACGCGTACAACCAATGCAACCCATTGGCAGTTACAGTCTAGAACGTAATGTTCAAGTGAGCAACTTGTACTTAAGCTTAATAACTCAACAAAATCAAGAGGTAGGCGCAACTATTCTCTCTAGCTCTCCATCAATTTAA
- the dacB gene encoding D-alanyl-D-alanine carboxypeptidase/D-alanyl-D-alanine-endopeptidase, producing the protein MSKKSFTSFLLLFLGTQVSFSLEAVHAQTQVVPTTDTARSICPAQLQASINAVIDRPLLRRSRWGVLVQPLASTQTLYSRDAQKYFTPASVAKLLTTAAVLQQLGQDFRFRTSIYSDRDGVLRVVGRGDPSLTETQLAILAKQLKEKGIRDIKLLIADDNYIQGDIVHPSWQWEDIQSDYGAPINSLILNQNVFGLKLQPQIVGRPLNVTWTDTDEEKQWRIVNRSVTTAENQPSFINITRDFKGSILQIQGQLPVNSEPASVNLPAIAPAEYFLRRFRSVLKTEEINVAQTFVSPFSRKYKEELAAVDSPPLSELLVETNTNSNNLFAESLLRALAIKKPPSQNQATADAGLELMKVSLTQLGIDSAGYSIVDGSGLSRKNLISPEALVQTLQAMAKSPAASVYRASLPVAGRSGTLKNRFLKTPAEGIVQAKTGTMTGVVSLAGYVNAPNYSPVVFSIMVNLTEQPARVVRQAMDEIVVMLAQLQRC; encoded by the coding sequence ATGTCTAAAAAAAGTTTTACTAGTTTCCTGCTGCTGTTTCTTGGTACCCAGGTTAGTTTTTCTTTAGAAGCCGTTCACGCACAAACACAAGTTGTACCAACAACAGACACTGCACGATCCATTTGTCCCGCTCAACTACAAGCGTCTATCAATGCTGTTATCGATCGCCCGCTTCTGCGTCGATCGCGTTGGGGTGTTCTAGTACAACCTCTGGCTTCCACCCAAACTCTTTACAGCCGGGATGCCCAAAAATATTTTACTCCAGCTTCTGTTGCCAAACTTCTCACAACAGCCGCCGTCTTGCAACAACTTGGTCAGGATTTTCGCTTTCGCACATCTATATATAGCGATCGCGATGGCGTTTTGCGTGTTGTTGGTAGGGGAGACCCCAGTTTAACCGAGACTCAGCTTGCAATCCTAGCAAAGCAATTGAAGGAAAAGGGTATCCGAGATATTAAACTTTTGATTGCTGATGATAATTATATTCAAGGAGATATTGTTCATCCTTCTTGGCAGTGGGAAGATATACAGTCTGACTATGGAGCGCCCATTAATAGCTTAATCTTAAATCAAAATGTCTTTGGCTTAAAGCTCCAACCGCAAATTGTTGGCAGACCTTTAAATGTTACCTGGACTGACACTGATGAGGAGAAACAGTGGCGGATAGTCAATCGCTCAGTCACAACAGCAGAAAATCAACCCTCCTTTATTAATATAACCCGTGACTTCAAAGGCTCAATCTTACAAATTCAAGGACAATTGCCAGTCAACTCCGAACCAGCATCAGTCAATTTACCTGCGATCGCCCCTGCAGAATATTTTTTGCGCCGCTTTCGGAGTGTTTTAAAAACTGAAGAGATAAACGTCGCACAGACATTTGTCTCACCTTTTAGTAGGAAATACAAAGAAGAACTGGCTGCTGTAGATTCTCCGCCTCTATCAGAATTGTTAGTTGAGACAAACACTAACAGTAATAATCTTTTTGCTGAGTCTTTACTGAGGGCGTTAGCTATCAAAAAACCACCGTCTCAGAACCAAGCAACTGCTGATGCGGGATTAGAATTGATGAAAGTAAGCTTAACCCAGTTGGGAATAGATTCAGCAGGCTACTCCATAGTCGATGGTTCGGGATTATCTCGTAAAAACTTGATCAGCCCGGAAGCTTTAGTCCAAACTTTACAAGCAATGGCAAAATCTCCAGCAGCATCAGTGTACCGAGCATCTTTACCCGTTGCAGGTAGAAGCGGGACTCTCAAAAATCGCTTTCTTAAAACACCTGCTGAGGGAATTGTACAAGCAAAAACAGGTACAATGACAGGTGTTGTTTCCCTTGCCGGATATGTCAATGCACCTAACTACAGCCCTGTTGTTTTCAGTATCATGGTGAATCTGACAGAACAACCTGCAAGAGTTGTTCGCCAAGCAATGGATGAAATTGTGGTGATGTTAGCTCAGTTACAGCGGTGTTAA
- a CDS encoding DUF2237 family protein, which translates to MTEARNVLGQQLEICCTSPMTGYYRDGKCNTGGGDFGAHVVCAQVTEEFLAFTQSRGNDLSTAVPTFNFPGLKPGDRWCLCASRWKEALDAGVAPPIVLSATHASALEYASLEELKQHAVE; encoded by the coding sequence ATGACAGAAGCTAGAAATGTTCTTGGACAACAACTGGAAATATGCTGTACCTCGCCAATGACTGGTTATTACCGGGATGGCAAATGTAATACAGGGGGAGGTGATTTTGGTGCACACGTTGTTTGTGCTCAAGTCACAGAAGAGTTCTTGGCATTCACTCAGTCTCGGGGTAACGATTTGAGCACTGCTGTTCCCACATTTAATTTCCCAGGTTTAAAACCAGGTGATAGATGGTGTTTGTGTGCATCTCGGTGGAAGGAGGCTCTAGACGCAGGCGTCGCACCACCTATAGTTTTGTCAGCAACTCACGCATCTGCTTTAGAATATGCTTCTTTGGAGGAATTGAAGCAGCACGCCGTTGAGTAG
- a CDS encoding type II toxin-antitoxin system RelE/ParE family toxin — protein MKLEFSQSAVDDLVRLREFIAKNNPRAAERVSLRLRQAIGKLVLHPEIGRRVPDLENVRELIAGNYVVRYLLEGETLFVLRIWHGKEYRD, from the coding sequence ATGAAGCTCGAATTTTCGCAAAGTGCGGTAGATGATTTGGTGAGACTTCGTGAGTTCATCGCCAAGAACAACCCACGAGCGGCGGAGCGGGTCTCATTACGACTTAGGCAAGCGATAGGAAAGCTTGTGCTTCATCCTGAGATTGGGCGTCGTGTACCCGATCTGGAAAACGTGCGTGAGCTGATCGCCGGGAATTACGTCGTTCGTTACCTCCTTGAAGGCGAGACGCTTTTCGTTCTTCGTATTTGGCACGGTAAGGAGTACAGGGACTAA
- a CDS encoding CopG family ribbon-helix-helix protein has product MSTTSFRLDDDLEKKLEVTADRLRRTKGWIINDALRQYIMREERRLRMLEETEDAVADIEARRVVSGEEVMEWLATWGTTGETKAPKI; this is encoded by the coding sequence ATGAGCACTACAAGCTTTCGTCTGGATGATGATCTTGAAAAGAAGCTCGAAGTCACCGCTGACCGATTACGGCGTACAAAGGGATGGATCATCAACGATGCGCTTCGCCAGTACATCATGCGTGAAGAACGAAGGCTTCGGATGTTGGAAGAGACCGAAGACGCCGTTGCTGACATCGAAGCACGTCGGGTCGTCTCTGGCGAAGAAGTGATGGAGTGGCTCGCTACCTGGGGAACCACGGGTGAAACCAAAGCTCCCAAGATATGA
- a CDS encoding GUN4 domain-containing protein, protein MSHFTVISADTQNGTVVLVLALLGASIVGLIASKNVVEANNQVAKEQEKVTKAQNTIKQLEENEKVIDSRARKAVEREKNAIKNQQSVQKELETKKALLVQADTQRKQLDQKARELKIKAEESNQELVKSNNQLTAVENSRQELEATIIKIRRDKERFQQEFNKTQEQYKKFKKQVVDSDKYLQTVEILAKKAGELEAEGSDTEAKELFSQAGQSVNIKDHKLRQAVLYAGISYAYQKLKSKDLKEAEKYLEESQQQWKHLQGNNSNEASQIHILTFKTQGNLFKEQDKTLQAINAYKSAYNILINLKLKGQRGNKIANVSPSFQNMQIKILSKQNIEALHREFITLLSQYNGDKKLKSQVEESLKEHYLDELNNFLVNKKWQEADRGMARLMFYVANREEQSSLNEESIKNFSCQNLQEIDSLWVKNSGGRFGFSVQKQIWLKVGRPGLSTEWTNDDEKAWRVFVSRVGWYDEEGSYLNNPELFENIEKKKVEGILPLFIRNVWTWYPVNSPDESGERRVKAFFSRVAICKL, encoded by the coding sequence ATGTCCCATTTTACCGTTATCTCGGCGGATACCCAGAATGGGACTGTTGTTTTAGTTTTGGCTTTATTGGGAGCATCGATTGTAGGATTAATTGCTAGTAAAAATGTTGTAGAAGCAAATAATCAAGTAGCAAAAGAACAGGAAAAAGTTACAAAAGCACAGAATACAATCAAACAGTTAGAAGAAAATGAGAAAGTAATCGATTCTAGAGCTAGAAAAGCGGTAGAACGCGAAAAAAATGCTATTAAAAATCAACAATCTGTCCAGAAAGAATTAGAGACGAAAAAAGCATTACTTGTTCAAGCAGATACTCAAAGAAAACAATTAGACCAAAAAGCACGAGAATTAAAAATAAAGGCAGAGGAATCAAATCAAGAACTAGTAAAGAGTAATAATCAGTTGACAGCAGTTGAAAATAGCAGACAAGAGTTAGAAGCTACAATTATAAAAATTAGGCGAGACAAAGAACGTTTTCAACAGGAGTTCAATAAAACTCAAGAACAATACAAGAAGTTTAAAAAACAAGTTGTAGATAGCGATAAATACCTTCAAACAGTGGAAATACTTGCTAAAAAGGCTGGAGAACTTGAAGCTGAAGGTTCGGATACTGAAGCAAAAGAATTATTTTCACAAGCAGGTCAATCTGTGAATATAAAAGACCACAAACTCAGGCAAGCGGTTCTTTATGCTGGCATATCTTATGCTTATCAAAAGCTGAAATCAAAGGATTTAAAAGAAGCAGAAAAATATCTAGAAGAGAGTCAACAACAATGGAAACATTTACAAGGTAATAATTCTAATGAAGCATCACAAATCCATATTTTAACTTTCAAGACACAAGGGAATTTATTTAAAGAACAAGATAAAACTCTGCAAGCAATTAATGCATATAAATCAGCTTATAACATTCTGATAAATCTGAAATTAAAAGGTCAAAGAGGAAACAAAATAGCTAATGTCAGTCCTTCATTTCAAAATATGCAAATCAAAATTTTATCTAAACAAAATATAGAGGCATTGCATCGAGAGTTTATCACTTTACTCTCACAATATAATGGCGATAAAAAGCTTAAGAGCCAGGTTGAGGAATCTTTAAAAGAACACTATCTAGATGAACTTAATAACTTTCTTGTAAACAAAAAATGGCAGGAAGCTGATAGAGGAATGGCTCGGCTTATGTTCTATGTTGCTAATAGAGAAGAACAAAGTTCTCTGAATGAAGAATCCATCAAAAACTTCTCCTGCCAAAACCTTCAAGAAATTGACTCGCTATGGGTAAAAAACTCAGGTGGACGTTTTGGTTTTAGCGTGCAAAAGCAAATTTGGTTAAAGGTAGGACGACCGGGTCTTAGTACCGAATGGACAAATGATGACGAAAAAGCTTGGAGAGTTTTTGTCTCTCGCGTTGGGTGGTATGATGAAGAAGGTAGTTACCTGAATAACCCTGAATTATTTGAGAATATTGAGAAAAAGAAGGTTGAAGGTATACTACCTTTGTTTATTAGAAATGTGTGGACATGGTATCCGGTAAATAGTCCGGACGAGTCTGGAGAGAGGCGTGTAAAAGCGTTCTTTTCTCGCGTTGCGATTTGTAAACTGTAA
- a CDS encoding ribbon-helix-helix domain-containing protein, with protein MPNVPKRDRPRVQFVCDQWIKEYLDLWASSENRSTSNLIETIVLDAVTTKQAQGELPQPPKPPKNKEDK; from the coding sequence ATGCCTAATGTCCCTAAAAGAGACCGCCCCAGAGTGCAATTTGTATGCGACCAGTGGATTAAAGAATATCTTGACCTATGGGCTAGTTCAGAAAACCGATCTACAAGTAACTTGATTGAAACTATAGTTTTGGATGCAGTGACAACGAAACAGGCACAGGGAGAATTACCACAGCCACCTAAGCCGCCAAAAAACAAGGAGGACAAATGA
- a CDS encoding SMI1/KNR4 family protein: protein MYEWLEKEISEIKTRKFHVIKTPGEEVDIAMSMPSDIYSLLPPSYVAFLSKFGRAKLYRENAYYQVGILNPPQDKILKSGEKVLHIGFFNDSEAYFKYSLLIPGKESPVYECTDEGFEKIADSFEEWLTIRCEDARDAYTDSKWEEIWNGPKPFTKEEEAVVIARKQFQWQVVGFDENRTLKIAVKNNSNLILPYLTIGMRAIDPTEEGRIWESGLYIDISSIQPGQESVVEHHIHQNLFTPINTELFQVSDPLPEERDKYWEFQKLRTAEVGK from the coding sequence ATGTACGAATGGTTAGAAAAAGAGATTAGTGAAATTAAAACTAGGAAATTTCATGTTATTAAAACGCCAGGAGAAGAAGTAGATATAGCAATGTCTATGCCATCTGATATCTATTCATTATTACCACCATCATATGTAGCTTTTCTCTCCAAGTTTGGTAGAGCAAAACTTTACCGAGAAAACGCTTATTACCAAGTTGGTATACTCAACCCTCCCCAGGACAAAATCCTCAAAAGCGGAGAAAAAGTTTTGCATATTGGTTTCTTTAATGACTCAGAAGCATATTTTAAATATTCTCTATTAATACCAGGTAAAGAGTCACCTGTTTATGAGTGTACTGATGAAGGATTTGAAAAAATAGCTGATAGTTTCGAGGAATGGCTGACTATTAGATGTGAGGATGCGCGTGACGCTTACACAGATTCAAAATGGGAGGAGATATGGAATGGACCAAAGCCATTTACAAAAGAAGAAGAGGCCGTAGTTATAGCAAGAAAGCAATTCCAATGGCAAGTAGTTGGATTTGATGAAAATAGAACTCTAAAGATAGCCGTTAAAAATAACTCAAATCTTATCCTGCCATATTTGACTATTGGTATGAGAGCAATAGACCCAACAGAGGAAGGTAGAATTTGGGAAAGTGGACTCTATATTGATATATCTAGTATTCAACCAGGACAAGAAAGTGTTGTAGAGCATCATATTCATCAAAATCTGTTTACTCCCATTAATACAGAATTATTCCAAGTAAGCGATCCACTTCCGGAAGAGCGAGACAAGTATTGGGAATTTCAAAAATTGAGAACGGCTGAGGTAGGTAAATGA
- a CDS encoding tryptophan 7-halogenase: protein MCSEEEAEQEFRQHLGPATDNCKASHIKIRVGRNRNSWVKNCVAIGLSSGFVEPLESTGIFFIQHSIEELVSHFPDKTFNEELMKSYNKTIAECIDGVRNFLTLHYCASDRADTPFWKATKHEIVVPEELRERLRLWKNRLPNSKNIYPNYHGFESYSYSVMLLGLNYKPQNSLPALDHIDERNAIIAFNAIKQRAEHLNATLPSQYEYLTYVIKSQERSEYLSENELALSLARS from the coding sequence ATGTGTTCAGAAGAAGAAGCAGAACAGGAATTTCGCCAGCACTTAGGACCGGCTACAGACAACTGCAAGGCGTCACACATTAAGATTCGGGTGGGACGAAACCGTAACTCATGGGTGAAAAACTGTGTAGCGATTGGTCTATCGAGTGGATTTGTGGAACCATTAGAGTCTACTGGCATATTCTTTATCCAACACAGTATTGAAGAGTTAGTCAGCCACTTCCCAGACAAAACCTTCAATGAGGAGTTGATGAAAAGCTACAACAAAACTATCGCTGAGTGCATAGATGGTGTTCGCAACTTCTTGACGCTCCATTACTGTGCTAGTGACAGAGCAGACACACCGTTCTGGAAGGCAACTAAGCACGAGATTGTTGTTCCGGAAGAATTGCGCGAAAGATTGCGGTTGTGGAAAAATCGACTGCCAAACAGCAAGAACATCTATCCGAACTATCATGGTTTCGAGTCTTACTCTTACTCTGTGATGTTACTGGGACTCAATTACAAACCACAAAACAGTCTACCTGCTTTGGATCATATCGACGAACGAAACGCGATCATTGCATTTAATGCCATTAAGCAAAGAGCCGAGCACCTGAATGCTACTTTACCATCTCAGTATGAATACTTAACTTACGTGATTAAGTCTCAAGAGCGATCGGAGTATCTTAGCGAAAATGAGTTAGCTCTCTCACTTGCTAGAAGTTAA
- the ssuE gene encoding NADPH-dependent FMN reductase codes for MHEIITIYGSAFQSSRSNAILKYAEELIAKHGLEAGSITVRDLPSEDLIYGNFESPKLKELQLLIKQARAVIISTPVYNSSYTGALKALLDLMPQYAFAGKTILPIVTGGSINHLLSIDYAMKPLFSAMGATHILRGVYVVSSQIQFNEHGHIQLDSEIEERLQVSIQELVSTMKQKQLVSG; via the coding sequence ATGCATGAAATTATTACCATTTACGGCAGCGCATTCCAGTCTTCTCGCTCTAATGCAATATTGAAATATGCCGAAGAGCTAATTGCCAAACATGGATTGGAAGCAGGATCTATTACAGTGCGCGACCTACCATCAGAGGATCTGATCTACGGCAATTTTGAGAGTCCAAAGTTGAAGGAACTACAGCTTCTCATCAAGCAAGCCAGGGCGGTTATTATTTCCACACCTGTTTACAATTCCTCCTACACAGGAGCGCTCAAAGCTTTGCTAGACTTGATGCCACAGTATGCCTTTGCTGGAAAAACCATCCTACCAATTGTAACAGGTGGGTCAATCAACCATTTGCTCTCAATTGACTATGCTATGAAGCCTCTGTTCTCAGCAATGGGAGCCACCCACATTCTTAGAGGTGTTTATGTCGTTAGCTCACAAATCCAGTTTAATGAGCACGGGCATATTCAATTAGACAGCGAGATTGAAGAGAGACTGCAAGTTTCTATTCAGGAACTTGTCAGTACTATGAAGCAGAAGCAATTGGTTAGTGGGTAG
- a CDS encoding IS4 family transposase, whose translation MMLVNFEFNNQILNRAQLLLALNQIIPTESIMAAITTTSSTARRQRILPTHVVISLVIAMSFWSSDSIVDVLKNLIQGFNSLQIPFKRRFKIPTSSSISEARQRIGAAVMTRLFEIVAKPLATIKTPGAFLGGLRIMALDGTVFDVPDTETNAKVFGYPGSRPGTNPAFPKARLTFLVEAGTHLIIDIFCCPYRIGERKGALKLLRSVEESMLLMWDRGLHSFKMIHAAIKQKCHILGRVPSHVKFEFVKAFPDGSYLSWLAPDGKSRKKGATKIPVRVIEYIIEVEGVEKVYRLVTDLMDISTFPALLLAQEYHQRWEAENTLDELKVHLNGRKIPIRSKNPREVIQEIYGWLLGHYCIRYLMFQSAAIKGISPLSLSFTSSLRVVRRAIPQFQQQVNHSLENMNIYFSWLIWEILDLQIPPTSGRTNPRVIKKTRSKFKTKKRCHRNNYTPRQQLSFTIFTTAS comes from the coding sequence ATGATGCTAGTTAACTTTGAATTCAACAATCAAATCCTAAATCGGGCACAATTACTGCTGGCTCTTAACCAGATCATCCCTACCGAGTCGATTATGGCAGCGATTACAACAACGAGTAGTACCGCACGGCGTCAAAGAATACTTCCTACACACGTAGTAATCTCTCTAGTAATCGCCATGAGTTTTTGGTCCTCCGATTCAATCGTGGATGTATTGAAAAATCTCATTCAGGGTTTTAATTCTTTGCAAATCCCCTTTAAGAGACGTTTTAAGATACCAACATCTTCATCAATAAGTGAAGCTAGACAACGAATTGGTGCTGCTGTTATGACTCGTTTATTTGAAATTGTTGCAAAACCTTTAGCAACAATTAAAACACCAGGTGCTTTTTTGGGTGGACTGAGAATAATGGCTTTGGATGGCACAGTTTTTGATGTTCCTGATACAGAAACTAATGCTAAAGTATTTGGTTACCCTGGTTCTCGTCCTGGTACAAATCCGGCTTTTCCCAAAGCTAGGTTAACTTTTTTAGTCGAAGCAGGAACTCATTTAATTATCGACATATTTTGTTGTCCATATCGAATTGGAGAGAGAAAAGGAGCTTTAAAGCTATTAAGAAGTGTTGAGGAGAGTATGTTGTTAATGTGGGACAGAGGACTGCACTCATTTAAAATGATTCATGCTGCAATCAAACAAAAATGTCATATTCTTGGTCGCGTGCCATCTCATGTAAAATTTGAGTTTGTTAAAGCTTTTCCTGATGGTTCCTATCTAAGTTGGCTTGCTCCTGATGGAAAGTCAAGAAAGAAGGGAGCGACGAAAATACCTGTTCGTGTCATTGAATATATTATTGAAGTTGAGGGTGTAGAAAAGGTGTATCGTTTAGTAACTGATTTGATGGATATTTCAACTTTTCCTGCATTGCTCTTAGCCCAAGAATACCATCAACGGTGGGAAGCTGAGAACACCTTGGATGAGTTAAAAGTCCATCTGAACGGTCGTAAAATTCCTATCCGCTCGAAGAATCCTCGTGAAGTTATCCAAGAAATTTATGGTTGGTTACTAGGACACTATTGTATACGTTATTTAATGTTTCAAAGTGCAGCAATCAAGGGAATATCTCCCCTAAGTTTAAGTTTTACCAGTTCTCTAAGAGTTGTCAGACGTGCTATTCCTCAGTTTCAACAGCAAGTTAATCATTCTCTTGAGAATATGAATATATATTTTAGCTGGTTAATCTGGGAAATCTTAGACTTACAAATACCACCAACCTCAGGCAGAACTAATCCGAGGGTAATCAAGAAAACTCGTTCTAAATTTAAAACTAAAAAACGATGTCATAGAAATAATTATACTCCCCGGCAACAACTATCTTTTACAATTTTTACAACCGCTAGTTGA
- a CDS encoding FAD-binding oxidoreductase, translated as MGLLSIGGVGSTSKTYGPVVANVVEMNVVTGSGECIKCSRTQKPELYDAVLGGLGRCGIIVSTTLELRTIKKYIRTFHLLYDSLDAWMHDQVLLDKSNQIDHLEGFCWSSAKGIRNTPSGKRFFTHWLYGLQLGVEYDTTAPCLSDVLKGLNYCQLIHTEDEETASHVFRYQPRFDMMRETGAWNQTHPWIDCFISAKTLAEILPEILDMLPLSLGDGHRAIMVASDRLPYLFMMPPEDDILCFAILPVAVATHDTNSLDILEKVHQMLLNAGGKRYLSGWLGRSDFNWKQHYGNRYDTWVTLKQKYDPERIFA; from the coding sequence TTGGGACTACTCTCCATTGGAGGTGTTGGTAGTACTTCCAAAACCTATGGTCCCGTTGTTGCTAATGTGGTTGAGATGAACGTCGTCACAGGAAGTGGTGAATGTATCAAATGCAGTCGCACGCAAAAACCCGAATTGTATGATGCAGTCTTAGGCGGATTGGGAAGATGCGGTATTATCGTCAGCACCACCTTGGAGTTACGCACAATAAAAAAATACATTCGTACTTTCCATCTGCTTTATGACTCTCTTGATGCTTGGATGCATGACCAAGTCTTGTTGGATAAAAGCAACCAGATAGACCATCTTGAAGGCTTTTGCTGGTCTTCTGCTAAAGGTATCCGTAACACCCCTAGTGGTAAGCGCTTCTTTACCCATTGGCTTTATGGATTGCAACTTGGCGTAGAATATGATACTACAGCACCTTGTTTAAGCGACGTACTGAAGGGCTTGAATTATTGCCAGCTAATCCATACTGAAGATGAAGAAACCGCAAGTCATGTTTTTCGCTACCAACCCCGCTTTGATATGATGCGGGAAACGGGTGCATGGAACCAAACTCATCCTTGGATAGATTGTTTCATCAGTGCTAAAACTTTGGCAGAAATCCTACCCGAAATTCTTGATATGTTACCCCTCAGTTTAGGTGATGGACACAGAGCCATAATGGTTGCATCCGATCGCCTACCTTATCTCTTTATGATGCCACCAGAAGATGATATCTTGTGTTTCGCTATTCTTCCCGTGGCTGTTGCAACTCATGATACCAACAGTCTTGATATCTTAGAAAAAGTTCATCAAATGCTCTTAAATGCAGGTGGAAAACGCTACCTTTCTGGGTGGCTTGGCAGATCGGATTTTAATTGGAAACAGCATTATGGCAACCGTTATGATACTTGGGTGACATTGAAGCAAAAGTACGATCCAGAGCGGATATTTGCCTAG